In one Fundulus heteroclitus isolate FHET01 chromosome 3, MU-UCD_Fhet_4.1, whole genome shotgun sequence genomic region, the following are encoded:
- the LOC118556341 gene encoding metal regulatory transcription factor 1-like — MSENGPRTEAPMYFEVEVDLLEREDEEEEDKIRYDKDDDLIAEPSSSSGRVYDRTTVLIERDPIRLDEEGEEEGHCGGDEDGVTFLTEGEGDADEEEGSLAFMADPDGMSQGYVHHTISPDQIQFTINPGSTPMPRNIEGATLTLHSECPETKQREVKRYQCTFEGCPRTYSTAGNLRTHQKTHRGEYTFVCNQQGCGKAFLTSYSLKIHVRVHTKEKPFECDVQGCEKAFNTLYRLKAHQRLHTGKTFNCESEGCTKYFTTLSDLRKHIRTHTGEKPFRCDHDGCGKAFAASHHLKTHVRTHTGEKPFNCPSDGCEKKFSSQYSLKSHIRGHDKGQPFTVTITHPHSEDANHSLCLSDLSLLSTDSELRENINNAQNLDLNNVTPIKIFELMFQSPENSISQDDPHPIKDLGETFGVETSAQPGGTDASPVIPFSVNPTSSSSCSNNAAVLEASSQHVPNSSSQAHTPVPVTVGVSSTQNPPFMQVSGAPQISDVPQAPVQAPNHVTSQHYVALPPTFLQSESATQTSPPPPPQPVSVQPPAAPALTSTAPASAASTADGLSAVAQPVPLTNCAVTNTVPGQATNPATITIASTPSVLQPGLVMSDQNLQWILSSAANSQQNPEQASHQGAPKVEKLFFTTAIPVGGNAGNSVQQIGLSLPVIIIKQEESCQCQCACRDSVKDKTAKSASSIISSPSQQQAAEPPPQPSSEPPNISTTSSSSPSSSSSCCLPKSSSKVGEPRPEAPSSSSPSAAALSFSPIAGSGATNPPPSDGLASMDVSDFLSMQSPETAANFEALLLVADDLNITTDSGH, encoded by the exons ATGAGTGAGAATGGCCCTCGAACAGAGGCGCCAATGTACTTCGAGGTGGAGGTGGATCTACTGGAGCGGGAAgacgaagaggaggaagacAAGATCCGCTACGACAAAGACGACGACCTGATTGCCGAGCCTTCGTCCTCGTCTGGTCGCGTGTACGACCGCACCACGGTGCTCATCGAGCGAGACCCCATTCGTCTGGACGAGGAAGGCGAAGAGGAGGGCCACTGTGGTGGCGATGAAGACGGCGTCACCTTTTTAACTGAGGGGGAGGGCGACGCGGATGAGGAGGAGGGCTCTCTGGCCTTTATGGCCGACCCCGACGGCATGTCGCAGGGTTACGTGCATCACACGATCTCTCCCGACCAGATCCAGTTCACGATAAACCCGGGCTCCACCCCGATGCCGCGCAACATAGAGGGCGCTACGCTCACCTTGCACTCTGAGTGCCCAGAGACTAAGCAGAGAGAG GTAAAACGCTATCAGTGCACTTTTGAAGGCTGCCCTCGGACCTACAGCACAGCAGGAAACCTGCGGACACACCAGAAAACGCACCGAGGCGAGTACACCTTTGTGTGCAATCAGCAGGGCTGCGGAAAGGCCTTTCTCACTTCCTACAGCCTGAAAATCCACGTCCGTGTTCACACGAAGGAGAAGCCTTTTGAGTGTGACGTGCAGGGCTGTGAAAAGGCCTTCAACACGCTGTACAG GCTAAAGGCACACCAGAGGCTTCACACAGGAAAGACATTCAACTGTGAATCTGAAGGATGCACAAAGTACTTTACCACCCTCAGCGACCTGAGGAAGCACATTCGCACTCACACTGGGGAGAAGCCATTTCG TTGTGACCACGATGGATGTGGGAAAGCCTTTGCTGCAAGTCATCACCTAAAAACACATGTACGAACGCATACGG GGGAGAAGCCATTTAACTGTCCGAGCGACGGCTGTGAAAAGAAGTTTAGCAGCCAGTACAGTCTGAAGAGTCACATCCGGGGCCACGACAAAGGACAGCCCTTCACCGTCACCATCACCCACCCACACTCTGAA GATGCAAATCACTCGCTGTGCCTCAGTGACTTGAGTCTCCTCTCTACAGACTCGGAGCTACGAGAAAACATCAATAAT GCTCAAAACTTGGACCTCAACAATGTGACTCCTATAAAGATCTTTGAACTCATGTTCCAGAGTCCTGAAAATAGCATCAGCCAAGACGATCCCCATCCCATAA aggATTTAGGCGAGACCTTCGGTGTAGAGACCTCTGCTCAACCGGGAGGGACCGATGCCTCGCCTGTAATCCCTTTCTCCGTCAACCCTACCTCCTCTTCAAGCTGCTCCAATAACGCTGCTGTCTTGGAGGCTTCTTCCCAACATGTTCCGAACTCCTCCTCTCAGGCCCACACTCCTGTTCCTGTCACCGTTGGTGTCAGCTCCACACAGAATCCCCCTTTCATGCAAGTAAGTGGGGCTCCGCAGATTTCAGACGTGCCTCAGGCTCCCGTCCAAGCGCCAAACCATGTCACCTCTCAACACTATGTGGCACTGCCACCGACATTCCTGCAGTCAGAAAGCGCCACTCAGACTtctccgccgccgccgccgcagccCGTCTCGGTTCAGCCTCCAGCGGCTCCAGCTCTGACCTCCACAGCTccagcttctgcagcctccACAGCTGACGGCCTCTCAGCTGTGGCTCAACCCGTGCCTTTGACCAACTGCGCTGTCACCAACACTGTTCCCGGTCAGGCCACGAACCCTGCCACCATCACCATAGCTTCGACTCCCAGCGTGCTGCAGCCCGGCCTCGTCATGTCGGACCAGAACCTCCAGTGGATCCTGAGCAGCGCTGCCAACAGCCAGCAGAACCCTGAGCAAGCT TCTCATCAAGGAGCTCCAAAAGTGGAAAAGCTTTTCTTTACTACAGCCATACCAGTCGGAGGAAATGCTG GTAACTCGGTCCAGCAGATCGGCCTCAGCCTGCCGGTCATCATCATCAAACAGGAGGAGTCCTGCCAGTGCCAGTGTGCCTGCAGGGACTCTGTGAAAGACAAGACTGCAAAGAGTGCCTCCTCCATCATTTCATCCCCTTCACAGCAGCAAGCTGCAGAGCCCCCTCCCCAGCCGTCATCTGAGCCTCCAAACATTTCaaccacttcttcttcttctccttcttcttcttcttcttgctgcCTCCCCAAGTCTTCCTCCAAGGTGGGTGAGCCGAGGCCAGaggccccctcctcttcctccccctccGCTGCAGCTCTGAGTTTCTCCCCTATAGCGGGCAGCGGCGCTACCAACCCACCGCCGTCCGACGGCTTAGCCAGCATGGACGTCTCAGACTTCCTGTCCATGCAGAGCCCCGAGACGGCCGCCAACTTCGAAGCGCTGCTGCTGGTTGCGGATGACTTGAACATAACCACTGACAGCGGTCACTGA